The Christiangramia flava JLT2011 genome has a segment encoding these proteins:
- a CDS encoding alpha-L-arabinofuranosidase C-terminal domain-containing protein, translating to MKGIRHFFYIILLLALTSCDQEANGVLLSPSKGVQAKEADWNYEPWSAPEHYSDTVSAQFDSQVLKLSSDTLSFERWFRKIPIKPFATYRVTGWVKTSGVEGARSESGAGIRLGIFDFSGDTVFKADNRWSQVEMEFSTEMDDSFILEFVLGKNGRARGEVWFDNFRLQELSAKELKPEITLNFDEPREAMSPYIYGQFIEHMGKSIYGGLWAEMLLDRKFFHLPGTKNSAWKSTVDTNSVQIDSSFTFSRGRLPVFQVQDQISISQQGIALQDSKKYDGRLVFKAGQISKVRISLNGSAKDFEVSGMEFQTIPFEFVSEEATENGILEITFLGKGTLSLAAVSLMPSDNIKGYRPEVIKLLKELNAPVYRWPGGNFVSGYDWKDGIGDPDRRPTRYERAWNGLEYNDVGIHEFMDLCDLLNAEANIAVNTGLGTAELAAAEVAYVNGFPSSTMGKRRAENGHPEPYNVKLWAVGNEMFGDWQLGHMPVEDYVVKHNKVAEAMWAVDPNIELIAVGYPGKWNDWMYENCADHMTYISEHFYKQDWHAGGLLTHVQQMPEVIASVAEEHRRARREIPGLKEKNIKIAMDEWNYWYGPHVYGLLGTRYFLRDALGIAAGLNEFSRQSDIYFMANYAQTVNVIGAIKTTKTDAWLEGTGLVLKLYRKEFGTQPVSIEGSPAPLNVAATLTENGEYLTVSVVNATHEDQILKLNSFLDSVEKSGMAFVISGANDMVFNDENNKDRISISEQEIDISAEQMTIPKESAGIYKFRTRKK from the coding sequence ATGAAAGGTATCCGTCATTTTTTTTATATCATATTGCTGCTGGCACTTACTTCTTGTGATCAAGAAGCCAATGGAGTTTTACTTTCCCCTTCCAAAGGGGTGCAGGCAAAAGAAGCCGATTGGAATTATGAACCCTGGAGCGCCCCGGAACACTATTCTGATACCGTTTCTGCGCAATTTGATAGTCAGGTACTGAAGTTGTCTTCAGATACGCTTAGCTTTGAGAGGTGGTTCCGAAAAATCCCGATAAAGCCCTTCGCAACCTACCGCGTAACCGGTTGGGTCAAAACTTCAGGCGTCGAGGGGGCACGCTCAGAAAGTGGTGCGGGAATTCGTTTGGGTATATTTGACTTCAGCGGGGATACCGTTTTCAAGGCTGATAACCGCTGGTCCCAGGTGGAAATGGAATTTTCCACCGAAATGGATGACAGCTTTATCCTGGAATTCGTATTAGGTAAAAATGGGCGTGCAAGAGGGGAGGTTTGGTTTGATAATTTTCGCTTACAGGAACTTTCAGCAAAAGAGCTGAAACCTGAGATCACGCTGAATTTTGATGAGCCGCGGGAAGCTATGTCTCCTTATATCTACGGGCAGTTTATAGAACATATGGGCAAATCTATTTATGGCGGCTTATGGGCTGAAATGCTCCTTGATCGTAAATTTTTTCATTTACCCGGTACTAAGAATTCAGCCTGGAAGAGTACTGTGGATACCAACAGCGTTCAAATAGATAGTTCCTTTACTTTCTCCAGGGGGCGATTGCCGGTTTTTCAGGTCCAGGATCAAATAAGCATCAGTCAGCAAGGGATAGCCCTTCAGGATTCTAAAAAATACGATGGGCGCCTTGTTTTTAAGGCTGGTCAAATCAGTAAGGTGAGGATCAGCTTAAATGGTAGTGCTAAAGATTTTGAGGTTTCTGGTATGGAATTTCAAACAATCCCATTTGAATTTGTTTCAGAAGAGGCTACGGAAAATGGGATACTGGAGATCACTTTCCTGGGTAAGGGAACTCTAAGTCTCGCTGCCGTTTCCCTGATGCCTTCTGACAATATTAAGGGTTATCGCCCGGAAGTGATCAAACTGCTCAAAGAATTGAATGCACCGGTCTATAGATGGCCCGGCGGTAATTTTGTTTCTGGTTACGACTGGAAGGATGGAATTGGCGATCCTGATCGAAGACCTACCCGGTATGAGAGGGCCTGGAACGGTTTGGAATATAACGATGTGGGCATACATGAGTTCATGGATCTTTGTGACCTGTTAAATGCCGAAGCAAATATTGCCGTGAATACTGGTTTAGGTACGGCCGAACTGGCTGCAGCAGAAGTAGCCTATGTGAATGGATTTCCATCTAGTACTATGGGTAAAAGAAGGGCTGAAAATGGCCACCCTGAGCCGTATAACGTAAAACTCTGGGCAGTTGGGAATGAGATGTTTGGTGACTGGCAGTTAGGACACATGCCGGTAGAAGATTATGTAGTCAAACATAATAAAGTAGCTGAGGCGATGTGGGCTGTTGATCCCAATATCGAGTTGATAGCGGTGGGCTATCCCGGAAAATGGAATGATTGGATGTATGAAAACTGTGCCGATCACATGACCTACATTAGCGAGCACTTTTATAAGCAAGACTGGCATGCCGGGGGTCTTTTAACACATGTGCAGCAAATGCCTGAAGTGATCGCTTCTGTTGCCGAAGAACATCGCAGGGCCAGAAGGGAGATTCCGGGACTGAAAGAAAAGAATATCAAAATAGCCATGGATGAATGGAACTATTGGTATGGCCCTCATGTATACGGACTTCTTGGAACTCGTTATTTCCTGAGGGACGCCCTCGGAATTGCGGCCGGTTTAAATGAATTCAGCAGGCAGTCTGATATATATTTCATGGCCAATTATGCCCAGACCGTAAATGTCATCGGGGCGATCAAAACAACCAAAACGGATGCCTGGCTGGAAGGTACAGGCCTCGTCCTGAAATTATACCGTAAAGAATTTGGAACACAGCCGGTATCAATAGAAGGTTCACCTGCGCCGCTCAACGTGGCTGCAACTTTAACTGAAAATGGCGAATACTTAACAGTATCGGTGGTCAATGCCACCCACGAAGACCAAATTTTAAAATTAAATTCTTTTCTGGATTCCGTAGAAAAAAGTGGGATGGCTTTCGTGATTTCCGGTGCGAACGATATGGTCTTCAATGACGAAAATAATAAGGATCGCATCAGTATTTCGGAGCAGGAAATTGATATTTCAGCAGAGCAGATGACCATCCCGAAAGAAAGCGCGGGAATCTACAAATTTAGAACACGTAAAAAGTGA
- a CDS encoding DUF5695 domain-containing protein: MKNTVYFFLAFLFITNGLLAQDKPTYWDNIKERESTLGISEGFSEFKTREFTLKLVNASQTVAGLYPNSNPDFDFTPGERIDIRDKDSIYYLGDLNFRIKTEQGDWQSFSTATERKQVEKLSVSGNQLAAADLTNTLPDSNPLKIKRFYEEKDGDLVLRFQITNPTQNSVEIGALGAPMAFNNILEGKTLDQTHADNVFFDPYIGQDAGYLEVKHLTGEGEVLLVLPEENMPFEAYRPLLDDPSRRSIVFEGVHEWMALSKAYTENEWKDVPQWNQASAVVLDPGQTINFALKFVLAPSIGGIQNTLLQESRPVAVGVPGYVLPNDVEAQLFLKHHSEISNMQVFPTGALNVSGPEKNEKGFFKYTISGKKWGRARLLITYQDGLTQSINYKIIKPESDVVSDFGHFLLTEQWFDEPDSIFGRTNSVISYDYELKRQVKQDSRAWIAGLSDEGGAGSWLGAMMKQFIQPEKSEIEKLQKFIDETLWGGIQYQEGDKKYGVRKSIFYYEPEQMPEGTYSDSINYKTWAAWNKKGADDPGRSYNYPHVAAAYWTMYRLSRYHEKLVETHDWKWFLENAYHTAMAMTELAPWYAEFGQMEGTVFLYILQDLKNEGMLDMASALESEMKKRADHWKSLNYPFGSEMPWDSTGQEEVFMWSDYFGYDQKAEVTLNAILAYMPTMPHWAYNGNARRYWDFLYGGKLSRIERQIHHYGSGLNAIPVLKKYRETPDDFYLLKVGYGGLLGAISNITQDGFGPAAFHSFPSTLEIDYLSGDYGSGFFGYAVNSATYIVENDDFGWLAFGGNIEDQANAIEVSITTAAKNKVFLQPESLWIELAAGKIASFRYLKDSGKVSVELESKDIYTPYAYVKVSEGWQMDFPKERGYYKIPLKEKPLEMEITRE; encoded by the coding sequence ATGAAAAATACAGTTTACTTCTTTTTGGCATTCCTCTTTATCACTAACGGGCTACTGGCTCAGGATAAGCCAACCTACTGGGATAATATTAAAGAACGGGAATCAACTTTGGGAATCAGTGAGGGATTTTCTGAATTCAAGACCCGGGAATTTACCTTAAAGCTCGTGAATGCTTCACAAACGGTGGCCGGGCTTTATCCCAATTCTAATCCCGATTTCGATTTTACACCGGGTGAACGGATAGACATTCGAGATAAGGATAGTATTTACTATCTCGGGGATCTGAATTTCAGAATTAAAACGGAGCAGGGAGACTGGCAATCTTTTTCCACTGCGACGGAAAGAAAACAGGTTGAAAAACTATCGGTTTCCGGCAACCAGCTGGCAGCAGCAGACCTTACCAATACCCTTCCTGATTCCAATCCGCTGAAGATTAAAAGATTTTACGAGGAAAAAGATGGAGATCTGGTTCTAAGGTTTCAGATCACTAACCCAACTCAGAATTCAGTTGAAATCGGAGCTTTGGGAGCCCCTATGGCGTTTAATAACATTCTGGAAGGAAAGACTCTTGATCAAACCCACGCAGATAATGTATTTTTTGATCCTTATATAGGCCAGGATGCCGGTTATCTGGAGGTCAAGCATCTTACTGGCGAGGGCGAGGTGTTATTAGTTCTCCCGGAGGAAAATATGCCTTTTGAAGCGTATCGTCCCTTACTGGACGATCCAAGCCGGAGAAGCATCGTTTTTGAAGGAGTTCATGAATGGATGGCCCTCAGTAAAGCTTATACGGAAAATGAATGGAAGGATGTGCCGCAATGGAATCAGGCTTCTGCTGTGGTACTGGATCCCGGGCAAACGATCAATTTCGCACTGAAGTTCGTACTCGCACCCAGTATTGGCGGAATTCAGAATACCTTATTGCAAGAATCGAGGCCCGTAGCCGTTGGCGTGCCGGGTTATGTTCTACCAAATGATGTGGAGGCCCAATTATTTCTGAAGCATCATTCAGAAATCTCCAATATGCAGGTTTTCCCAACTGGAGCCTTAAACGTATCCGGTCCCGAAAAGAATGAAAAAGGCTTTTTTAAATATACGATCAGCGGAAAAAAATGGGGAAGAGCGCGGCTTCTAATCACCTACCAGGATGGCTTAACGCAGAGCATTAATTACAAGATTATCAAACCTGAAAGTGATGTGGTGAGTGATTTTGGTCATTTCCTCTTAACCGAACAGTGGTTTGATGAACCAGATAGCATCTTCGGAAGAACAAATTCGGTCATTTCATACGATTACGAATTGAAAAGACAGGTCAAACAGGACAGCCGGGCCTGGATAGCCGGCCTGAGCGATGAAGGTGGAGCCGGCAGTTGGTTGGGTGCGATGATGAAACAATTCATACAACCCGAAAAGTCTGAAATAGAGAAACTTCAGAAGTTTATTGATGAAACCTTATGGGGAGGAATTCAGTACCAGGAAGGGGATAAAAAATATGGTGTTCGAAAAAGTATATTTTATTACGAGCCTGAGCAAATGCCGGAAGGAACCTACAGCGATAGCATCAATTACAAAACCTGGGCTGCCTGGAACAAAAAAGGCGCTGATGATCCTGGCCGTTCCTATAATTACCCGCACGTGGCAGCAGCCTACTGGACGATGTACAGGCTTTCCCGTTACCATGAGAAACTGGTAGAGACCCACGACTGGAAGTGGTTTCTCGAGAACGCCTATCATACGGCGATGGCCATGACAGAGCTGGCTCCCTGGTATGCAGAATTTGGGCAGATGGAAGGCACCGTATTTCTGTATATACTTCAAGATCTTAAAAATGAAGGGATGCTCGATATGGCTTCTGCTCTGGAATCAGAAATGAAAAAGCGTGCAGATCACTGGAAATCTTTAAATTATCCCTTCGGAAGTGAAATGCCCTGGGATTCTACGGGGCAGGAGGAAGTGTTTATGTGGAGCGATTATTTTGGTTACGATCAAAAAGCTGAAGTGACCCTGAATGCTATTTTGGCCTATATGCCTACGATGCCTCACTGGGCCTACAATGGGAATGCCCGCCGATATTGGGATTTTTTATACGGGGGCAAACTCTCCAGGATCGAGCGTCAAATTCATCATTATGGATCTGGGCTGAATGCCATTCCCGTATTAAAAAAATACCGGGAAACACCCGATGATTTTTACCTGTTAAAGGTTGGTTATGGCGGACTTCTCGGTGCTATTTCCAATATTACCCAGGATGGATTTGGCCCCGCCGCTTTTCATTCATTTCCTTCCACACTGGAAATCGATTATCTTTCAGGTGATTATGGCTCGGGATTTTTTGGGTACGCAGTCAATTCAGCTACCTATATTGTGGAAAATGATGATTTTGGATGGCTGGCGTTCGGTGGAAATATAGAAGACCAGGCGAATGCCATTGAAGTGTCCATCACAACCGCTGCAAAAAACAAAGTTTTTCTGCAGCCCGAAAGTTTGTGGATCGAACTGGCTGCAGGGAAAATAGCTTCTTTTCGGTATCTGAAAGATTCCGGTAAAGTGTCAGTAGAATTGGAATCAAAAGATATTTATACGCCGTATGCTTACGTAAAAGTTTCCGAAGGCTGGCAAATGGATTTTCCAAAGGAAAGGGGCTATTATAAAATCCCTTTAAAGGAAAAGCCTTTGGAAATGGAAATAACAAGAGAGTAA
- a CDS encoding beta-L-arabinofuranosidase domain-containing protein, giving the protein MLTVYIFCSQSSIKAQGDQILDGIGETGLIARYVFDNDQKDWSRNNLHAEIHGDAKFVEDDFFKKVISLKDGAYVSLPSNVLNGLESISVVGWIQPEDKTPGTYLFDFGKSDTSHFFLVPFGTANSAEFEAGIISGKTENVILKAPSAAIEKYPWAHIAVVIDVSSGRLTAFVNGAAIKSVENINMELEDVFDIETEGKNKLFIGKALDDSAKPLQAKLHDFRLYRVALNPDQVQRIFENAIRKNNAVVNERKEAEDNLPKFTEETPQLYNEYLVSVEDVKLQTTIGNLPRLPRHLPGKYQAGIKGPEVSVLWPAPEDNHSVAEKGVYTITGSVPGTDLKPVATVEVLDSPEENTPARKLESFELDEVSLKENQAGQKTKFIENRDKFIHTLAGTNPDSFLYMFRNAFGQPQPEGAEPLGVWDSQETKLRGHATGHYLTAIAQAYASTGYDPELQQNFSDKMEYMVNVLYELSQLSGKPSAKSSEYESDPNKIPTGPGKSQYSSDLSEEGIRTDYWNWGEGFISAYPPDQFIMLENGATYGGQENQVWAPYYTLHKILAGLMDVYEVSGNEKALRVAQGMGDWVHARLSQLPTETLISMWNRYIAGEFGGMNEAMARLYRITGEHSYLETARLFDNIKVFFGDASHSHGLAKNVDTFRGLHANQHIPQFVGALEMYRDSKDSEYFKVADNFWFKAMNDYMYSIGGVAGARNPANAECFVSQPGTLYQNGLSAGGQNETCATYNMLKLTRNLFLFEQRPELMDYYERGLYNHILASVAEDSPANTYHVPLRAGSIKRFGNPDMTGFTCCNGTALESSTKLQNTIYFRSSDNRELYVNLFVPSTLNWKEKGIVIEQETNFPKEDHTSLKINGKGKFTLKLRIPGWAEKGFVLKVNGKPEKIAAEPGSYVSLDRKWKDGDLVELKIPFSFHLDPIMDQQNIASIFYGPVLLAAQEEGPRDNWRKIKLNAKDIGSSIKGNPEELTFEVDGVLLKPFYETYGRHSVYLDVSLE; this is encoded by the coding sequence ATGCTGACGGTATACATCTTTTGCAGTCAATCCAGTATCAAAGCTCAGGGCGATCAAATTCTTGATGGAATTGGAGAAACCGGTCTGATCGCCAGGTACGTTTTTGATAATGACCAAAAAGACTGGTCCAGAAACAATCTTCACGCAGAAATTCATGGCGACGCAAAGTTTGTGGAGGATGATTTTTTCAAAAAAGTCATTTCATTAAAGGATGGAGCCTATGTGTCTCTGCCATCAAATGTCTTAAATGGCCTGGAATCCATCAGCGTGGTGGGTTGGATACAACCTGAGGATAAAACCCCGGGAACTTATTTGTTTGACTTCGGAAAAAGCGATACCTCTCATTTTTTTCTGGTTCCCTTTGGAACAGCCAATTCAGCCGAATTCGAAGCCGGAATCATTTCGGGAAAGACTGAAAATGTCATTCTGAAGGCCCCTTCAGCAGCCATTGAAAAATATCCCTGGGCTCATATTGCCGTGGTGATCGATGTTTCTTCCGGAAGGCTTACCGCTTTCGTGAATGGAGCAGCGATTAAATCAGTTGAAAATATCAATATGGAACTGGAGGACGTTTTTGATATTGAAACGGAAGGAAAGAATAAGTTATTTATAGGCAAAGCGCTGGACGATTCCGCAAAGCCTTTACAGGCCAAACTTCACGATTTTCGGCTTTACCGGGTTGCTCTAAACCCGGATCAGGTTCAGCGAATTTTTGAAAATGCGATCAGGAAAAATAACGCGGTGGTGAACGAACGCAAAGAAGCCGAAGATAATCTCCCGAAGTTTACTGAAGAAACACCGCAATTGTACAATGAGTATTTAGTTTCCGTAGAAGATGTGAAACTACAAACCACGATAGGGAATTTGCCCAGATTACCAAGGCACCTGCCGGGGAAATACCAGGCTGGGATAAAAGGGCCTGAAGTAAGTGTATTATGGCCGGCTCCGGAGGATAATCATTCGGTTGCTGAAAAAGGTGTTTACACGATAACCGGCAGTGTTCCGGGAACAGATCTTAAACCCGTGGCCACGGTGGAAGTTTTAGACTCGCCTGAAGAAAACACACCAGCCCGAAAGCTGGAAAGTTTTGAACTGGACGAGGTGAGCCTTAAAGAGAACCAGGCAGGACAAAAGACGAAATTCATTGAAAATAGAGATAAGTTTATCCATACTCTGGCAGGTACTAATCCTGATTCGTTTCTATATATGTTTCGCAATGCATTTGGCCAGCCCCAGCCTGAAGGCGCAGAACCATTAGGAGTCTGGGATTCGCAGGAAACAAAATTGCGCGGCCACGCCACCGGACATTATCTCACGGCCATCGCCCAGGCATACGCCAGCACCGGCTATGATCCAGAACTTCAGCAGAACTTTTCTGATAAAATGGAGTATATGGTAAATGTACTTTACGAGTTATCACAATTATCAGGAAAACCTTCTGCTAAAAGTTCCGAATATGAAAGCGATCCCAACAAGATCCCTACCGGTCCCGGCAAATCACAATATAGCTCTGATCTTAGTGAAGAGGGCATTCGAACCGATTATTGGAATTGGGGAGAAGGCTTCATTAGTGCATATCCTCCAGATCAATTCATCATGCTGGAAAATGGCGCTACCTACGGAGGTCAGGAGAACCAGGTTTGGGCTCCTTACTACACCCTGCATAAAATTTTGGCCGGTTTGATGGATGTCTATGAAGTAAGTGGTAATGAAAAAGCACTTCGTGTGGCGCAGGGGATGGGCGATTGGGTACATGCGAGGTTAAGCCAACTGCCTACCGAGACGCTTATTAGCATGTGGAACCGCTATATCGCAGGCGAATTTGGTGGTATGAACGAGGCAATGGCCCGGCTGTACCGGATCACAGGAGAGCATTCGTACCTGGAAACAGCCCGGTTATTCGACAATATTAAAGTTTTTTTTGGCGATGCATCCCATTCCCACGGGCTGGCGAAGAACGTAGATACCTTTAGGGGTTTACACGCCAATCAACATATCCCGCAGTTTGTAGGAGCTTTGGAAATGTACCGGGATTCGAAGGATTCTGAATATTTTAAAGTGGCGGATAATTTCTGGTTTAAAGCCATGAATGATTATATGTACAGCATTGGCGGCGTGGCGGGTGCCAGAAACCCGGCAAACGCGGAATGTTTTGTGAGCCAGCCGGGCACGCTTTATCAAAACGGACTCTCGGCAGGAGGGCAGAATGAAACCTGTGCCACTTACAATATGCTGAAGCTCACGCGCAATTTGTTCTTATTTGAGCAACGCCCGGAGTTGATGGACTATTATGAGCGAGGTTTGTACAATCATATCCTGGCATCGGTAGCTGAAGATTCCCCGGCCAATACGTATCATGTGCCCCTGAGGGCAGGATCTATTAAACGTTTTGGAAATCCGGATATGACCGGTTTTACCTGTTGTAATGGAACCGCGCTGGAAAGCAGTACCAAATTACAGAACACCATTTACTTCCGAAGTTCTGATAATAGAGAGCTTTACGTCAATCTTTTTGTGCCTTCCACTTTGAACTGGAAAGAAAAAGGGATCGTTATAGAGCAAGAGACCAATTTTCCGAAGGAGGACCATACCAGTCTGAAAATAAACGGAAAAGGAAAATTCACTCTGAAACTGCGCATTCCCGGTTGGGCTGAAAAAGGTTTTGTACTGAAAGTGAATGGAAAGCCGGAAAAAATTGCTGCCGAACCAGGTTCTTATGTGAGCCTGGATAGAAAATGGAAAGATGGAGATCTGGTGGAATTAAAAATTCCTTTTAGTTTCCATCTGGATCCCATAATGGATCAGCAAAATATTGCCAGTATTTTCTATGGTCCTGTTCTTCTGGCTGCCCAGGAAGAGGGGCCAAGAGACAACTGGCGTAAGATCAAACTGAATGCAAAAGATATAGGCAGTTCCATCAAGGGAAATCCGGAAGAATTAACATTTGAAGTAGACGGAGTCCTGCTCAAACCTTTTTATGAAACTTATGGCCGCCACTCCGTATACCTGGATGTTAGCCTGGAATAA
- a CDS encoding DUF885 family protein, producing MKYKIVFLIISMSISATLHANDMIDVIHTYRADRYALRSTYTMRESQEYYERLGQFYEDWQQKLQNIDFESLSQDGKADYVLLKNLVQKEQYQLSKDFQDFKEVAAVANFAEELYSFIQKRRRGAQPDSKKLAMVFNNATKAISEKTLTLETKPYDTWLQAEKAASVVKSLHKGLEEAYNFYFDYDPEFTWWMKSPYEELDQKLTDYEEFLEKHYSKEDQKDDGSGIIGKPIGREALIKSLQYEFIPYTPEELIRTAEKQFDWCKAEMIKAANEMGYGDDWRKALEHVKDTYVAPGKQPEAINELYEYSVKFIEERDLITIPDLAKETWGMIMMTPERQKVNPFFTGGWEISISYPTQGMTHQDKLMSMRGNNPNFSFPTVQHELQPGHNLQFFMNNRNKPYREAFGTPFWMEGWALYWEIILWNKDFPRTPEEKMGMLFWRIHRCARIIFSLNYQLGNWTPQECIDMLVNEVGHEYANAEAEVRRSFATSYTPPLYQLAYMIGGLQFYALRGELLENGWTEKQFHDRVMKENKMPVAILRLLLKDQEIPENYGAHWRFSTDFK from the coding sequence ATGAAATATAAGATCGTTTTTCTGATAATTTCCATGAGTATTTCCGCAACGCTGCACGCCAATGATATGATAGATGTGATTCATACTTACCGGGCAGACAGATATGCTTTAAGAAGTACCTATACCATGAGGGAATCACAGGAATATTACGAACGCCTGGGGCAATTCTACGAAGACTGGCAACAAAAACTGCAGAATATCGATTTTGAATCTTTATCACAAGATGGAAAGGCCGATTATGTGCTGCTGAAAAACCTGGTTCAAAAGGAACAGTATCAGTTGTCAAAAGACTTTCAGGATTTTAAGGAAGTAGCAGCTGTTGCCAATTTTGCAGAAGAACTCTATTCATTTATTCAGAAGAGGAGAAGAGGGGCACAACCAGATTCCAAAAAGCTGGCCATGGTTTTTAATAATGCAACAAAAGCGATTTCCGAAAAAACGCTGACCTTGGAAACCAAGCCATATGACACCTGGCTACAAGCAGAAAAAGCAGCTTCCGTGGTCAAATCATTGCATAAAGGTCTGGAAGAGGCTTATAATTTCTATTTTGACTATGATCCTGAATTTACCTGGTGGATGAAAAGCCCGTATGAGGAACTGGATCAAAAACTTACAGACTACGAAGAATTTTTAGAAAAGCATTATTCTAAAGAAGATCAAAAAGATGATGGAAGTGGGATCATAGGAAAACCTATTGGCAGGGAAGCCCTGATTAAGAGCCTCCAATACGAGTTCATTCCCTACACTCCGGAAGAGTTGATCAGGACTGCGGAAAAACAATTCGACTGGTGCAAAGCCGAGATGATCAAAGCTGCAAATGAAATGGGCTACGGTGATGATTGGAGAAAAGCCTTGGAACATGTGAAAGACACTTATGTAGCTCCAGGGAAGCAACCAGAAGCCATCAATGAGCTTTATGAGTATTCAGTTAAGTTCATCGAAGAGCGTGATCTTATCACCATTCCAGATCTGGCCAAAGAGACCTGGGGGATGATTATGATGACGCCCGAGCGCCAAAAAGTAAATCCATTTTTCACCGGAGGATGGGAGATTAGCATCTCGTATCCTACTCAGGGGATGACACATCAAGACAAACTCATGAGTATGCGGGGAAATAATCCAAATTTTTCCTTTCCAACAGTACAACATGAGTTGCAGCCTGGTCACAACCTGCAGTTCTTTATGAACAACCGGAATAAGCCTTACCGAGAAGCTTTCGGTACCCCGTTCTGGATGGAAGGTTGGGCACTGTACTGGGAAATTATCCTTTGGAATAAAGATTTTCCGCGAACACCTGAAGAAAAAATGGGAATGCTTTTCTGGAGAATACACCGCTGTGCGAGGATCATCTTTTCTCTGAATTATCAATTGGGGAACTGGACGCCTCAGGAATGTATAGATATGCTGGTGAACGAGGTTGGCCATGAATATGCCAACGCAGAAGCTGAAGTAAGAAGATCATTTGCTACTTCTTATACGCCGCCCTTATATCAATTGGCATACATGATTGGAGGCTTGCAGTTCTATGCACTGAGAGGAGAGCTACTCGAGAATGGATGGACCGAAAAACAGTTCCATGATCGCGTTATGAAAGAGAATAAGATGCCGGTAGCAATTTTGCGTTTGTTATTAAAAGACCAGGAAATACCTGAAAACTATGGTGCCCACTGGCGGTTTTCAACCGATTTTAAATAA